The proteins below come from a single Corynebacterium cystitidis genomic window:
- a CDS encoding DedA family protein, with protein MADSIVLWLEQLMTMPIFYPLVTLLIILDALAPIVPSETVLNLAGAFSGSQGVPNVWLLIAFSLLGAVIGDNICYLMGTRLVTFVDRLDPESKAGQSVTWVRRNMRRRAGVTIIVARFLPWARWVATIILGSVRYPWPVFFIYDTLGATLWAFQTVLIGYLGGSLFQENPLLGMIVGVILGTAVGALIQKSQERVFEWVDERRGYSRL; from the coding sequence GTGGCTGATTCCATCGTTTTGTGGCTCGAACAACTCATGACGATGCCCATTTTCTACCCTTTGGTCACCCTGTTGATCATCCTGGATGCCCTTGCCCCCATCGTGCCTTCAGAGACGGTGTTGAACTTGGCTGGCGCATTTTCGGGTTCTCAAGGTGTGCCAAACGTGTGGCTCCTAATCGCGTTCTCTCTGCTTGGTGCCGTGATCGGCGACAATATTTGTTATCTCATGGGAACCCGTCTTGTCACCTTTGTGGACAGACTTGACCCAGAGTCCAAAGCTGGACAATCGGTGACCTGGGTACGGCGCAATATGCGCAGACGTGCGGGCGTGACCATTATCGTGGCCCGGTTCCTCCCCTGGGCCCGCTGGGTGGCCACCATCATCTTGGGCTCAGTGCGTTACCCGTGGCCGGTGTTTTTTATCTACGACACCCTGGGCGCTACTTTGTGGGCGTTCCAGACAGTGTTGATTGGCTATCTTGGTGGCTCTTTGTTCCAAGAAAACCCACTGCTTGGCATGATCGTTGGTGTCATCTTAGGTACCGCGGTGGGTGCGCTGATTCAGAAGTCCCAGGAACGGGTTTTTGAGTGGGTCGACGAACGTCGCGGCTATTCCCGGTTGTAG
- a CDS encoding class I SAM-dependent methyltransferase, giving the protein MVQNKLDQYWDQRAQTYHADQTRKERAEAEREIWVKYLRRILPETPGQALDVGTGTGYLAHLVHSLGWDTTGIDTSQGMLRIAAAQGAGPRFEIGDATTNCNRFGTFDLVINRYVMWTLSDPLKAVRHWKEILNPQGKIVIIDALHFPHGMKTIEKNSTGEGTGAFARFYSPDVVDQLPLALARTVDDYTDVFHTAGAKEVTVTPVPEIVELGKKIGVAEGHDLVEPFIIAANF; this is encoded by the coding sequence ATGGTGCAAAACAAGCTCGACCAATACTGGGATCAACGAGCCCAGACATATCACGCCGACCAAACACGCAAAGAGCGCGCCGAAGCGGAACGCGAAATCTGGGTGAAATACTTGCGCCGAATTTTGCCTGAAACACCAGGACAGGCTTTAGACGTTGGTACTGGCACCGGCTACTTAGCACACCTTGTTCACTCGCTGGGCTGGGACACCACCGGTATCGATACCTCGCAAGGGATGCTTCGCATTGCGGCAGCTCAAGGTGCGGGCCCACGGTTCGAGATTGGGGACGCAACCACCAATTGTAACCGGTTTGGCACTTTCGACCTGGTGATCAACCGGTATGTGATGTGGACGTTGTCAGACCCGCTGAAAGCTGTGCGCCATTGGAAAGAAATTCTGAACCCCCAGGGCAAGATTGTCATTATCGACGCGCTGCATTTTCCGCACGGGATGAAAACGATAGAAAAGAACTCTACTGGCGAAGGCACCGGGGCCTTTGCAAGATTCTATAGCCCCGACGTTGTTGACCAATTACCCCTCGCGCTAGCGCGCACCGTCGACGACTACACCGACGTGTTCCACACCGCAGGGGCCAAAGAAGTGACTGTCACTCCCGTCCCCGAAATTGTGGAGTTGGGCAAGAAAATCGGGGTTGCGGAAGGCCATGACCTCGTCGAGCCCTTCATCATTGCTGCAAATTTCTAG
- a CDS encoding cold-shock protein, with the protein MATGTVKWFNAEKGFGFIAPDDGSSDVFVHYSEIQGSGFRTLEENQKVEFEIGEGAKGPQAQQVTAL; encoded by the coding sequence ATGGCTACCGGAACAGTCAAATGGTTCAACGCTGAAAAAGGCTTCGGCTTCATCGCACCGGACGACGGCTCCTCTGACGTCTTCGTCCACTACTCCGAAATTCAGGGTTCGGGCTTCCGCACCCTCGAAGAAAACCAGAAGGTCGAGTTCGAGATCGGCGAGGGCGCCAAGGGCCCACAGGCACAGCAGGTCACTGCTTTGTAA
- a CDS encoding DEAD/DEAH box helicase translates to MSTSFGHEIIGEIQRRFPSSTITHAATSAPVAARYGQWPAWVHPGLRKVLNDEGVDRLFVHQMQCAEAAWAGNDVVIATRTSSGKSLGYLLPVLSTLAADPTACALYLTPTKALGSDQLHSVQRLVREVEDLGGVHPAPYDGDTPTEARAGIRETTRFVFSNPDMVHASMLAAHPRWARVLRHLKYVVVDECHTYRGVFGANVALVLRRLLRIAKLYGADPVVVLASATVADPAGQASRLIGRDVVAVTEDTAPQGERTIALWEPGFIEGAEGENGAPVRRAATTEAAEIMAVLVAEGLRTLTFVRSRRAAEIVAMRAAEELVVAGRADFASRVASYRAGYLAEDRRELERKLDEGELVGVATTNALELGIDVGGLDAVVMAGFPGTVASFTQQAGRAGRRGQGSVVVMVARDEPMDTYLVNHPEALLGRPVENSVFNPTNPYVLWGHMYCAAVEAPLTQADIEAFGAQDVVDDLSARGFLRRRPHGWFAVPQLEGDVTPESAHSAVSLRGGSGEEVMIVDISDGRLLGTIDSARAGAQVHEGAVYIHQGEHYVIEELDLEGYIALAKPEAVDYSTQARSTTTIRIVPGELDDEHLVNYSPGLWVANVDVEVTDRVTGYVVRLADGTVSDHIPLDLPEQTLITRAVAYTIDPQALEAMGISAGEIPGALHAAEHAAIGMLPLLATCDRWDIGGVSTALHQDTMLPTVFVYDGHPGGAGFADEGFARFHEWITATFEAVQACGCESGCPSCVQSPKCGTGNQPLDKAAALKLLGALVTMTA, encoded by the coding sequence ATGTCTACTAGCTTCGGCCACGAGATCATCGGCGAGATTCAGCGACGTTTCCCCAGCTCAACGATCACGCACGCCGCAACCTCGGCGCCGGTGGCCGCGCGCTACGGCCAGTGGCCTGCCTGGGTGCACCCGGGGCTTCGGAAAGTGCTTAACGACGAGGGCGTGGACCGTTTATTCGTGCACCAAATGCAGTGTGCTGAGGCCGCATGGGCGGGCAACGATGTGGTCATAGCGACGAGGACCTCATCGGGCAAATCGCTGGGGTATCTGTTGCCGGTGTTAAGCACACTCGCCGCTGACCCAACCGCGTGTGCGCTGTATCTGACTCCCACGAAGGCGTTGGGCTCGGACCAGCTGCATTCCGTGCAAAGGTTGGTGCGCGAGGTTGAGGATTTAGGTGGCGTGCACCCCGCCCCGTATGACGGCGATACCCCCACGGAGGCCCGGGCCGGGATCCGTGAGACCACCCGTTTTGTGTTTTCAAACCCGGATATGGTGCACGCCAGCATGTTGGCGGCGCACCCACGGTGGGCCAGGGTGCTACGCCATCTGAAGTATGTGGTGGTGGACGAGTGCCACACCTACCGTGGCGTGTTCGGCGCTAACGTGGCCCTGGTGCTACGTCGGCTGCTGCGGATTGCCAAGCTGTACGGTGCGGATCCGGTAGTGGTGCTGGCATCTGCCACTGTGGCGGATCCGGCTGGCCAGGCCTCGCGACTGATTGGGCGCGACGTTGTTGCGGTCACGGAGGACACAGCCCCACAAGGCGAGCGCACCATTGCGTTGTGGGAGCCCGGCTTCATCGAGGGCGCTGAGGGGGAAAACGGTGCGCCCGTGCGCCGAGCGGCTACCACTGAGGCTGCTGAGATCATGGCCGTGCTGGTCGCCGAGGGGTTGCGCACACTCACGTTTGTGCGTTCTCGGCGTGCGGCAGAGATCGTCGCTATGCGCGCTGCCGAAGAGCTGGTGGTTGCTGGGCGTGCGGACTTCGCTTCCCGCGTCGCGTCCTACCGTGCCGGATACTTGGCAGAGGACCGCCGCGAACTGGAGCGCAAGCTGGACGAGGGGGAGCTGGTGGGGGTGGCCACCACGAATGCGTTGGAGTTAGGCATTGATGTGGGCGGGTTGGATGCTGTGGTGATGGCCGGTTTCCCTGGTACTGTGGCCTCGTTTACTCAGCAGGCCGGGCGTGCGGGGAGGCGGGGCCAGGGTTCGGTGGTGGTGATGGTTGCCCGCGATGAGCCGATGGATACCTATCTGGTCAATCATCCTGAGGCGTTGTTGGGGCGCCCTGTGGAGAATTCTGTATTTAACCCCACTAATCCCTATGTGTTGTGGGGGCATATGTATTGCGCTGCGGTGGAGGCCCCGCTAACGCAGGCCGATATCGAGGCGTTTGGGGCCCAGGACGTGGTTGATGATCTTTCCGCGCGCGGTTTTCTGCGCAGGCGGCCGCACGGTTGGTTTGCGGTGCCCCAGCTTGAAGGCGATGTCACCCCGGAGTCCGCGCACTCGGCGGTGTCTTTACGTGGTGGGTCTGGCGAGGAGGTGATGATCGTCGACATCTCCGACGGGCGCTTGTTGGGCACCATCGATTCTGCGCGCGCCGGTGCCCAGGTGCACGAGGGCGCGGTGTACATCCACCAGGGCGAACACTACGTGATTGAAGAACTTGATCTTGAGGGTTATATCGCTTTGGCTAAGCCTGAGGCTGTCGATTACTCCACCCAGGCACGCTCGACCACCACTATCCGGATTGTGCCGGGTGAGCTTGACGACGAGCACCTGGTCAACTACTCCCCTGGCCTGTGGGTGGCAAATGTGGATGTGGAGGTGACCGACCGTGTTACCGGCTATGTGGTGCGCCTTGCCGACGGCACCGTCAGTGACCACATCCCTCTTGATCTGCCGGAACAAACCTTGATTACCCGCGCGGTGGCCTACACCATCGACCCACAAGCACTGGAGGCCATGGGCATTTCCGCAGGCGAAATTCCGGGTGCCCTCCATGCTGCGGAGCACGCCGCGATCGGGATGCTTCCATTGCTGGCTACCTGTGACCGTTGGGATATTGGTGGTGTGTCAACCGCGTTGCACCAAGACACGATGTTGCCCACTGTGTTTGTCTATGACGGCCACCCTGGTGGTGCGGGTTTTGCTGATGAGGGTTTTGCCCGCTTTCACGAGTGGATCACCGCCACGTTTGAGGCCGTACAGGCTTGCGGGTGCGAGTCCGGCTGCCCGTCGTGTGTGCAATCACCGAAGTGTGGCACCGGCAACCAGCCCTTAGACAAAGCTGCAGCGTTGAAGCTGCTGGGTGCTCTGGTGACGATGACGGCGTAG
- a CDS encoding IS3 family transposase (programmed frameshift), whose protein sequence is MAISPYDQETRERAVRMYFDILSDGVPSKAAAIRDVEAKTGIKASTLRNWTRKAEHDNEEAIEVSEADKDAELKKLRKENAQLKEANEILKLASGFFRPGGVRAQTKVIVEFLHRHRHLYSIERMRQVLNEHEYNICPATYYRYRDRGFGPTHADLEDAYAANRLYDLWKKNRRVYGRRKLWHAARRSGWDIGRDQVQRLMNIVGITGVLRKKTRCTTVRNNGDPRFADRIKRAWKDATHPNQWWVADFTYVYTSQGWVYASFVEDVYTREILGVVVDSIRDNTLVTRALEQALAIRKRQDPSFQSAGVIHHSDAGSQYTSSDLRELLLRHGMDGSIGTVGDAYDNGLMESAIGLYKSEMIDFDAATWRNIQDVETSTIDWVHWYNTHRLHSSIGNIPPAEKYTNHFQLSALEAA, encoded by the exons ATGGCTATCAGCCCTTATGATCAGGAAACCCGCGAGCGTGCAGTGAGGATGTACTTCGATATCCTTTCCGATGGGGTGCCATCGAAGGCGGCCGCGATTCGTGATGTCGAAGCCAAAACAGGAATCAAGGCATCCACTCTGCGTAACTGGACACGCAAGGCCGAACACGACAATGAAGAAGCGATAGAGGTCAGCGAGGCCGATAAAGATGCCGAGTTGAAGAAGCTGCGCAAAGAAAACGCCCAGCTGAAAGAAGCTAACGAGATCTTGAAGCTGGCATCAG GCTTTTTTCGCCCAGGCGGAGTGCGAGCGCAAACTAAAGTGATTGTGGAGTTTCTCCACCGTCATCGGCACCTGTATTCCATCGAGCGGATGAGACAGGTGCTTAATGAGCATGAATACAACATTTGTCCTGCAACCTACTACCGGTATCGTGACCGTGGCTTCGGTCCGACTCACGCCGATCTTGAAGACGCCTATGCCGCCAACAGGTTGTATGACCTGTGGAAAAAGAACAGGCGCGTCTACGGCAGACGCAAACTGTGGCATGCCGCCAGACGCTCAGGCTGGGATATCGGGCGTGACCAGGTGCAACGGTTGATGAACATTGTGGGAATCACGGGTGTGCTGCGTAAAAAGACCCGGTGCACGACTGTGCGCAACAACGGCGATCCACGTTTCGCAGACCGGATTAAACGCGCGTGGAAGGATGCCACACACCCGAACCAGTGGTGGGTGGCGGACTTCACTTATGTCTACACCTCCCAGGGCTGGGTGTATGCCAGCTTCGTTGAGGATGTCTACACCCGCGAAATCTTGGGTGTTGTGGTCGATAGCATCCGGGATAATACCCTGGTCACACGTGCCTTAGAACAGGCACTGGCGATACGAAAACGCCAGGATCCGTCCTTCCAGTCCGCTGGGGTCATCCACCATTCTGACGCAGGTTCTCAATACACCTCGAGTGATCTGCGAGAACTTCTGCTCCGTCACGGGATGGACGGTTCGATCGGTACCGTTGGTGATGCATACGATAATGGGCTAATGGAGTCAGCTATCGGGCTTTACAAGTCTGAAATGATTGATTTTGATGCTGCGACCTGGCGAAACATTCAGGATGTAGAAACCTCTACCATCGACTGGGTCCACTGGTACAATACGCACAGGTTGCATTCGTCGATCGGGAATATCCCACCAGCCGAGAAATACACCAACCACTTTCAACTATCAGCCCTCGAGGCTGCCTAA
- a CDS encoding pentapeptide repeat-containing protein, producing MMDVELTTRWDRVDGVLDPFVDSSPFGEVDGRQDFRGYVLSPDAPTDFQAYLDGAHVGNCDVSGASGLNVWLEPGCVMENVVADGTHFRLCTAIESELIDCRFVNATLTRSSVFSGSVVRGCVFDGCDAPSIFENVAAVVGCDVRNMHLFALGNGHSKAFTVVEDSVFAVKVDTGLLKAVAGGRQASGCDFSAAQWRHVVFRGVDVSRTKLPAASAGFVVEDFPVEDMIQLAVQVGNEGDERIASMGRTLERMLKRDLEVRIQAGLGSSYTRYCWEADPVGQYGRDSELAREIYARGGIRFDES from the coding sequence GTGATGGATGTTGAATTGACTACTCGGTGGGATCGGGTGGATGGGGTGTTGGATCCGTTTGTGGATTCTTCTCCGTTTGGTGAAGTTGATGGGCGGCAGGATTTCCGTGGTTATGTGTTGTCGCCTGATGCGCCGACGGACTTTCAGGCGTATCTGGATGGGGCTCACGTAGGGAATTGTGATGTGTCGGGTGCGTCTGGGTTGAATGTGTGGTTAGAGCCTGGGTGCGTGATGGAAAATGTGGTGGCCGACGGGACGCACTTTCGGTTGTGTACGGCGATTGAGTCGGAATTGATTGATTGCCGGTTTGTTAATGCAACGTTGACGAGAAGCTCTGTTTTTTCTGGTTCTGTGGTGCGTGGGTGTGTGTTTGATGGGTGTGATGCGCCGAGCATTTTTGAAAATGTTGCTGCTGTTGTGGGGTGTGATGTTCGGAATATGCATTTGTTTGCTTTGGGTAATGGGCATTCGAAGGCTTTTACTGTGGTGGAAGACTCGGTGTTTGCTGTGAAGGTGGATACGGGGTTGCTGAAGGCTGTTGCTGGGGGGCGTCAGGCTTCGGGGTGTGATTTTAGTGCTGCGCAGTGGCGTCATGTGGTGTTTAGGGGGGTGGATGTTAGTCGCACGAAGTTACCGGCTGCGTCGGCTGGTTTTGTGGTCGAGGACTTTCCTGTTGAAGACATGATCCAGCTGGCTGTTCAAGTGGGAAATGAGGGCGATGAGCGGATAGCGTCTATGGGGCGAACGCTTGAGCGTATGCTCAAGCGTGATCTGGAGGTGCGTATTCAGGCTGGGCTTGGGTCTTCGTATACGCGGTATTGTTGGGAGGCTGATCCGGTTGGCCAGTATGGTCGCGATTCAGAACTTGCCCGGGAGATTTATGCTCGTGGTGGGATCCGTTTCGATGAAAGCTAG